In the genome of Olsenella profusa DSM 13989, one region contains:
- a CDS encoding GH25 family lysozyme, which yields MGLNGIDISGWQEDLVVSAMDTCDFVIVKATGGAGYANECFRRHADDTLSCGKLLGCYHYARDRGHEGSAEAEADHFINAFRPYVGKAIPFLDWEADALNLGVAWAKKWLDRVRDKTGVTPGIYTSKSVCLAYDWAAVAKAYPLWVAQYPNYEETGFLSEPWTDGWDFGAWSSPLVFQYTGTGRIPGYGGHLDLDLFYGTRDDWRRLCAVAGASAGTGEVKEVAISRANVAAQIMEHLCNCAEHGYSQPGRHGTSGHCNVSTDAGVVKVTKGDRDCSSAVCEAWELALAGTAYDGLITRYNWIGGMREMFVGSGLFSWKSMSLDAKRGDIYLDESTHTAMCIRNDGTVDLLGEFSISETGGIDGEPGDQTGRESWIHDYYSGHWDGVLHYNGKADVGGASVVCSFGAPSGDVSELAARVIAGEFGNGDARVAALGSRYDVVQAEVNRILSGGSSSGSYDVDALARRVIAGEFGNGDERKRCLGSKYSAVQDRVNEILGTSGTSSTSMDVDAMARAVIRGDYGNGDERKRRLGSYYSVVQRRVNEVLLS from the coding sequence GTGGGGCTTAACGGCATCGACATCTCCGGCTGGCAGGAGGACCTGGTCGTATCGGCCATGGACACCTGCGACTTCGTCATCGTGAAGGCGACCGGCGGCGCCGGCTACGCCAACGAGTGCTTCCGCCGGCACGCCGACGACACGCTCTCCTGCGGCAAGCTGCTCGGCTGCTACCACTACGCGCGCGACCGGGGCCACGAAGGCTCGGCAGAGGCGGAGGCGGACCACTTCATCAACGCGTTCAGGCCCTACGTCGGCAAGGCGATCCCGTTCCTGGACTGGGAGGCGGACGCGCTGAACCTTGGCGTGGCCTGGGCGAAGAAGTGGCTCGACCGCGTTAGAGACAAGACCGGCGTGACGCCCGGCATCTACACGAGCAAGAGCGTGTGCCTCGCGTACGACTGGGCGGCCGTGGCCAAGGCGTACCCGCTGTGGGTGGCGCAGTACCCCAACTACGAAGAGACCGGCTTCCTCTCCGAGCCGTGGACCGACGGCTGGGACTTCGGGGCGTGGTCTTCTCCGCTGGTCTTCCAGTACACGGGCACCGGGCGCATACCCGGCTACGGCGGGCACCTGGACCTCGACCTCTTCTACGGCACCAGGGACGACTGGCGGAGGCTCTGCGCGGTAGCCGGCGCCTCCGCTGGCACCGGGGAGGTGAAGGAAGTGGCTATCAGCAGGGCGAACGTGGCGGCTCAGATCATGGAGCACCTCTGCAACTGTGCCGAGCATGGGTACTCGCAGCCCGGACGGCACGGTACCTCGGGGCACTGCAACGTGAGCACCGATGCGGGCGTCGTCAAGGTCACCAAGGGCGACCGCGACTGCTCCTCTGCCGTGTGTGAGGCGTGGGAGCTGGCGCTGGCCGGCACGGCATACGACGGGCTCATCACGCGCTACAACTGGATCGGCGGCATGCGCGAGATGTTCGTGGGCTCGGGCCTCTTCTCCTGGAAGTCGATGTCGCTCGACGCCAAGCGCGGCGACATCTACCTGGATGAGTCCACTCACACGGCCATGTGCATCCGCAACGACGGCACGGTCGACTTGCTTGGTGAATTCTCGATCTCGGAGACCGGCGGCATCGACGGCGAGCCCGGCGACCAGACCGGGCGCGAGAGCTGGATCCACGACTACTACAGCGGGCACTGGGACGGCGTGCTCCACTACAACGGCAAGGCCGACGTGGGCGGGGCCTCGGTCGTATGCAGCTTTGGTGCGCCCTCCGGCGACGTGTCGGAGCTTGCGGCGAGGGTCATCGCCGGAGAGTTCGGAAATGGCGATGCTCGCGTGGCGGCGCTTGGCTCCCGCTACGACGTGGTCCAGGCGGAGGTCAACCGGATCCTGTCTGGCGGCTCGTCCTCTGGCTCCTACGACGTGGACGCGCTCGCTCGGCGCGTCATCGCCGGCGAGTTCGGGAACGGCGACGAGCGCAAACGGTGCCTGGGGTCCAAGTACTCGGCCGTGCAGGATCGCGTGAACGAGATCCTGGGGACTTCTGGCACGAGCTCGACCTCCATGGACGTCGACGCCATGGCGCGGGCGGTGATCCGTGGCGACTACGGCAACGGCGATGAGAGGAAGCGCCGCCTTGGTTCGTACTACTCAGTTGTGCAGCGGCGCGTGAACGAGGTGCTGTTGTCATGA
- a CDS encoding EcsC family protein — protein sequence MNEQTQEKRQPVMPKPILDERECEELDALIERYEKLTSPGPIRRAAKKAGAIVPASVKDAVANIGNNISEQEIYEQALKLIGSGFKVLEEQAARVTVNEASIIKNVNAVSKAADIESIEEVCRIRAYDVSKAANKKNTQHILAALAEGGGTGVAGFAGIPFNLVLSTFIYYRAVQSIAMSYGYDVKNDPAELVIASEVFANALSPASKGGNGVSNNVAKFMAISAAEGVKQTAKKTWTAMIERGGPALILAQMRALANAAARKALENAGKKGLENSVFREIFEQIGRRLTLKAIQRAVPVVSAGIGALIDTVQMNTVLQYADIFYHKRFLIEKKDRVHRLFGIVSDPQAELEIEVLEEEPIDVEAVDATEDSAEVDKPDGEAAE from the coding sequence ATGAACGAGCAAACACAAGAGAAGCGACAGCCCGTCATGCCTAAGCCAATACTCGACGAGCGCGAGTGCGAAGAGCTTGATGCGCTGATCGAGCGATATGAGAAGCTGACCAGCCCAGGGCCAATAAGGCGGGCGGCGAAGAAGGCCGGTGCCATAGTTCCGGCAAGCGTTAAGGATGCGGTTGCGAATATCGGCAACAATATCTCGGAACAGGAGATCTACGAGCAGGCGCTCAAGCTCATAGGCAGCGGCTTCAAGGTGCTTGAAGAACAGGCGGCCCGTGTCACGGTGAACGAGGCGAGCATAATCAAGAACGTCAACGCAGTCTCAAAAGCCGCGGACATCGAGAGCATCGAGGAGGTCTGCAGAATCCGCGCCTATGACGTCTCGAAGGCTGCCAACAAGAAGAACACCCAGCATATCCTCGCAGCGCTCGCAGAGGGAGGCGGCACCGGCGTCGCGGGCTTTGCAGGCATACCCTTCAATCTCGTCTTGAGCACGTTCATCTACTATCGGGCCGTCCAGTCGATTGCCATGTCATATGGATACGACGTCAAGAACGACCCGGCAGAACTTGTCATAGCCTCCGAAGTGTTCGCGAATGCGCTCAGCCCTGCGAGCAAGGGTGGGAATGGCGTATCCAATAACGTCGCCAAGTTCATGGCGATCAGCGCCGCAGAAGGCGTAAAGCAGACAGCGAAGAAGACGTGGACCGCGATGATCGAGCGTGGCGGTCCGGCCCTCATCCTCGCTCAGATGCGCGCGCTTGCGAACGCTGCGGCGAGAAAGGCGCTTGAGAACGCGGGTAAGAAGGGCTTGGAGAACAGCGTATTCAGGGAGATCTTCGAGCAGATTGGTAGGAGACTAACGCTCAAGGCAATCCAGCGTGCCGTCCCAGTTGTTTCTGCTGGCATAGGCGCTCTTATCGATACCGTTCAGATGAACACCGTGCTCCAGTATGCTGACATCTTCTACCACAAGCGCTTCCTCATCGAGAAGAAAGATCGCGTGCACCGCCTCTTTGGCATCGTGTCCGACCCTCAAGCTGAGTTGGAGATCGAAGTGCTCGAAGAAGAGCCCATCGATGTCGAGGCCGTAGATGCGACGGAGGACTCGGCAGAAGTGGACAAGCCTGATGGTGAGGCGGCTGAATAG
- a CDS encoding leucine-rich repeat protein, with translation MAVGTVSTSILTDIANAIRYQAGVATLYKPREMAAAVAALDGTDAGNYQAQPYMTLESGVLPESVFSDIAAAIRGQNGESTLYAPGDMAAAILALEWDVGYKIRALLLDDSTLEINYYERRTSVTGGRIVQVFEIDPAGYSSASARSYDSIKLLVKKVYIDSTIGPLGLTNCAYWFNSFSECTEVRGFEHLSGVKTTTQMFTSCDKLETIYATSFTNAITSSGSMFYGCSRLVGGTDGYVPTSTSAGSVCKLGTGGVLTDPNSDSRTWFYGHFYADGQAVLTATATPDATRELLATGRICAIGKYTGMGFTPWDSSNRPQLTSVHFAADMGTFAELSLIYLFYSCTNLAAVTGMGNLGNVRSIRYTFSSCAFTTLDLRGFDPSHLTDLFYCFSGCGSLTTILADSTWALPTSGISGMQCFYNCKKLVGGNGTAWSSSNTNYTYMRIDKAGQAGYLTAA, from the coding sequence ATGGCTGTTGGAACCGTCTCGACATCGATCCTCACCGACATAGCCAACGCGATCCGTTACCAGGCGGGCGTGGCGACGCTGTACAAGCCCCGTGAGATGGCCGCTGCGGTGGCCGCGCTCGACGGCACGGACGCCGGAAACTACCAGGCGCAGCCGTACATGACCCTTGAGTCCGGCGTGCTGCCGGAGTCTGTCTTCTCGGACATCGCTGCCGCCATACGCGGCCAGAACGGCGAGAGTACGCTCTACGCGCCGGGAGACATGGCGGCCGCGATACTCGCACTCGAATGGGACGTGGGCTACAAGATCCGGGCGCTCTTGCTCGACGACAGTACGCTGGAGATCAACTACTACGAGCGGCGCACGAGCGTAACCGGCGGGCGCATCGTGCAGGTATTCGAGATCGACCCGGCGGGCTACTCGTCTGCGAGCGCACGCTCCTACGACTCCATCAAGCTGCTGGTGAAGAAGGTCTACATCGACTCGACCATCGGTCCCCTCGGGCTCACCAACTGCGCGTACTGGTTCAACTCGTTCTCGGAATGCACCGAGGTGCGCGGGTTCGAGCACCTCTCCGGCGTGAAGACCACCACGCAGATGTTCACGAGCTGCGACAAGTTGGAGACCATCTACGCCACGAGCTTCACGAACGCCATCACGAGTTCGGGTTCCATGTTCTACGGCTGCAGCAGGCTGGTGGGCGGCACCGATGGCTACGTGCCGACGAGCACGAGCGCGGGCAGCGTGTGCAAGCTCGGGACCGGCGGCGTGCTCACGGACCCCAACTCGGACAGCCGCACCTGGTTCTACGGGCACTTCTACGCCGACGGCCAGGCGGTGCTCACGGCCACCGCGACGCCGGACGCAACGCGCGAGCTCCTGGCGACCGGGCGAATCTGCGCCATCGGCAAGTACACGGGCATGGGTTTCACGCCCTGGGACAGCTCGAACCGCCCGCAGCTCACGAGCGTGCACTTCGCGGCGGACATGGGCACCTTCGCGGAGCTGAGCCTGATCTACCTGTTCTACAGCTGCACCAACCTCGCCGCCGTCACCGGCATGGGGAACCTGGGCAACGTGCGTTCGATACGCTACACGTTCAGCTCCTGCGCCTTCACGACGCTCGACCTGCGCGGCTTCGACCCGTCGCACCTGACCGACCTTTTCTACTGCTTCTCGGGATGCGGCAGCCTCACGACGATCCTCGCGGACTCGACCTGGGCGCTGCCCACGAGCGGCATCTCCGGCATGCAGTGCTTCTACAACTGCAAGAAGCTGGTCGGCGGCAACGGCACGGCTTGGTCGAGCTCGAACACGAACTATACGTACATGAGGATCGACAAGGCTGGGCAGGCTGGCTATTTGACGGCAGCGTAA
- a CDS encoding BppU family phage baseplate upper protein, whose amino-acid sequence MLDGYGLHTMIWDSADERLGDFLVASPADASGRGLELHVRQGGAAADLTGAEVYFLWRHKMAGRRGCEPMEEIDESLGQYVVYYPAAMQESEGAVDAQFMVSWDDKSISTRAFTIRVEPVIVGGTESEDGFALFVETIKRYEGAIEITTAAADAANEAAEAAGDAADSASAVAAAIQQAAARGDYDGTDGYSPTATVTQTEGGCAITITDRNGTTTADVAKGVKGDKGDTGEAGPQGPKGDTGNAGATGPQGPKGDTGDTGPQGATGPAGADGTPCTHSWNGSVLTVTSAAGTSSADLRGPQGIQGVQGETGPQGETGPQGATGPQGPQGPAGTTPDLSAYATKQYVDDAIAALANLEEEEF is encoded by the coding sequence ATGCTCGACGGTTACGGACTTCACACGATGATATGGGACTCGGCGGACGAGCGGCTGGGAGACTTCCTGGTGGCCTCTCCGGCCGACGCCTCGGGGCGCGGGCTGGAGCTGCACGTGCGGCAGGGCGGCGCGGCGGCCGACCTCACCGGCGCCGAGGTCTACTTCCTCTGGCGGCACAAGATGGCCGGCAGGCGCGGGTGCGAGCCCATGGAGGAGATCGACGAGTCGCTGGGCCAGTACGTCGTGTACTACCCGGCTGCTATGCAGGAGTCCGAGGGTGCGGTGGACGCCCAGTTCATGGTGAGCTGGGACGACAAGTCCATCTCGACTCGCGCGTTCACGATCCGCGTGGAGCCCGTCATCGTCGGCGGCACCGAGAGCGAGGACGGCTTCGCCCTGTTCGTGGAGACGATCAAGCGCTACGAGGGCGCGATCGAGATCACCACGGCTGCTGCCGACGCCGCCAACGAGGCGGCCGAGGCGGCTGGCGACGCGGCAGACAGCGCGAGCGCGGTGGCCGCGGCGATTCAGCAGGCGGCGGCCCGGGGCGACTACGACGGCACGGATGGCTACAGCCCAACGGCAACCGTCACACAGACCGAGGGCGGCTGCGCCATCACGATAACCGACAGGAACGGCACGACCACGGCCGACGTGGCCAAGGGCGTTAAGGGCGACAAGGGAGACACCGGCGAGGCCGGCCCCCAGGGCCCGAAGGGCGACACTGGCAACGCCGGCGCGACGGGACCTCAAGGTCCCAAGGGTGACACAGGCGACACCGGGCCGCAGGGCGCCACCGGTCCTGCAGGCGCCGACGGAACGCCCTGCACGCACAGCTGGAACGGCTCTGTGCTGACCGTCACGAGCGCGGCGGGCACGAGCTCGGCCGACCTTCGCGGTCCGCAGGGCATCCAGGGTGTCCAGGGCGAGACCGGTCCCCAAGGAGAGACGGGACCGCAAGGCGCGACCGGACCTCAGGGACCGCAGGGGCCGGCGGGAACGACGCCCGACCTCTCGGCCTACGCCACCAAGCAGTACGTGGACGATGCGATCGCCGCACTGGCGAACCTCGAGGAAGAGGAGTTCTAG
- a CDS encoding phage tail spike protein, with the protein MLAPTRWSVAYCASLGTAGALIYHQNALWALRRVAEVWGGEVTPIITVSGGHVASRSVRLDAQRGDWRGLRFTYGKNMAGCTRTVLEQDVYTALYGFGAGLPFTDEDGNYKAGYRRKLTFGDINGGLNYVADESAKQVWGRWNADRTAKAHSFGQVTFSEVTEPERLLALTRRTLVEASQPKVSYEVDVAALDGDDANLGDTVAVIDTSRDPEWRLTARVVRRVRTFGEQVVARVTIGTVEPVDYAQVSALAADVATLRDDVVGIDGNLTTAASVTVVENTVTTAIDDLDELADLDF; encoded by the coding sequence GTGCTGGCGCCGACCAGGTGGAGCGTTGCGTATTGCGCGAGTCTCGGCACCGCCGGGGCGCTGATCTACCACCAGAACGCGCTCTGGGCGCTGCGGCGCGTGGCCGAGGTGTGGGGCGGCGAGGTGACGCCGATCATCACCGTTTCGGGCGGGCACGTGGCATCGCGCTCGGTCCGCCTGGACGCCCAGCGCGGCGACTGGCGCGGCCTGCGCTTCACCTACGGCAAGAACATGGCCGGCTGCACGCGCACGGTGCTAGAGCAGGACGTGTACACCGCCCTCTACGGCTTCGGGGCGGGTCTGCCCTTCACCGACGAGGACGGCAACTACAAGGCGGGCTATAGGCGCAAGCTGACCTTCGGGGACATCAACGGCGGGCTGAACTACGTGGCAGACGAGAGCGCCAAGCAGGTCTGGGGACGCTGGAACGCTGACCGCACGGCGAAGGCGCATTCGTTCGGGCAGGTGACGTTCTCCGAGGTGACAGAGCCCGAGCGGCTGCTGGCGCTGACCAGGCGGACGCTCGTGGAGGCGTCGCAGCCCAAGGTGAGCTACGAGGTGGACGTGGCAGCGCTCGACGGCGACGACGCGAACCTGGGCGACACCGTGGCCGTGATAGACACGTCGCGCGACCCGGAGTGGCGGCTTACTGCCCGCGTCGTGCGGCGCGTGCGGACCTTCGGCGAGCAGGTGGTGGCGCGGGTGACGATCGGCACCGTGGAGCCCGTGGACTACGCGCAGGTGAGCGCTTTGGCAGCCGACGTGGCCACGCTGCGCGACGACGTGGTGGGCATCGACGGAAACCTGACCACGGCCGCATCGGTGACCGTGGTGGAGAACACCGTGACAACGGCGATCGACGACCTGGACGAGCTGGCGGATTTGGACTTCTAA
- a CDS encoding phage distal tail protein, translating into MRSIVYAGNDFSEICSAEVIERAANPIVAEAMAVPGRAGALLVSGYIPPVDVRVRLFMDMGYNPGFTGMARMRGKVRRWLSWPGGGSLVLPDDPEVEYRDAMLVGAPDWSNLFEAGECTLTFTLFDPIGWGAERVERTSRFEVGGDWPTLPEFRVVASAGSYLQVSLPSVGKGIRVDYDFAGGEAVVIDCQGETVLINDVDARDCVALASDFFALEPGDCVVSTSNCTYVETRFCERWA; encoded by the coding sequence ATGAGGTCGATCGTCTACGCGGGGAACGACTTCTCCGAGATCTGCAGCGCCGAGGTGATCGAGCGGGCGGCCAACCCCATCGTCGCGGAGGCCATGGCCGTGCCGGGACGCGCCGGTGCTTTGCTGGTCTCCGGCTACATACCGCCCGTGGACGTGCGGGTGCGGCTCTTCATGGACATGGGCTACAACCCCGGATTCACCGGCATGGCGCGGATGCGCGGCAAGGTGCGCCGGTGGCTCAGCTGGCCCGGCGGCGGGAGCCTGGTGCTGCCCGACGACCCCGAGGTCGAGTACCGCGACGCGATGCTCGTGGGCGCGCCCGACTGGTCCAACCTCTTCGAGGCCGGCGAGTGCACGCTGACCTTCACCCTGTTCGACCCCATCGGCTGGGGCGCGGAGCGCGTGGAGCGCACGTCGCGCTTCGAGGTGGGCGGCGACTGGCCGACGCTGCCGGAGTTCCGCGTGGTGGCCTCTGCGGGGTCATACCTGCAGGTTTCGCTGCCGTCTGTCGGCAAGGGCATCCGCGTGGACTACGACTTCGCGGGCGGCGAGGCCGTGGTGATCGACTGCCAGGGCGAGACGGTGCTGATAAACGACGTTGACGCTCGGGACTGCGTGGCCCTGGCGAGCGACTTCTTCGCGCTGGAGCCCGGCGACTGCGTCGTGTCGACCTCCAACTGCACCTACGTGGAGACGCGCTTCTGCGAGAGGTGGGCCTAG
- a CDS encoding minor capsid protein, with protein MQLSFLVAKALLEGDFASYFASLPSADMEPEPIVVREGRLERVSRMEHEERGTVTVAVMVVREVAAKAEADAIACERWIRRYGWEPVAENGSWRIAGLDTTAPAFKERDGSGRFVWTFDVVLTVVRSL; from the coding sequence TTGCAGCTTTCCTTCTTGGTGGCGAAGGCCCTGCTTGAGGGCGACTTCGCAAGCTACTTCGCAAGTCTTCCGTCGGCCGACATGGAGCCCGAGCCCATCGTGGTCCGCGAGGGCAGGCTCGAGCGCGTGAGCCGCATGGAGCACGAGGAGCGCGGGACCGTCACCGTCGCCGTGATGGTCGTGCGCGAGGTGGCGGCCAAGGCCGAGGCCGACGCTATCGCTTGCGAGAGGTGGATCCGACGCTACGGCTGGGAGCCAGTGGCGGAGAACGGCAGCTGGCGCATCGCGGGCCTGGACACCACGGCGCCGGCGTTCAAGGAGAGGGACGGGTCCGGGCGCTTCGTCTGGACCTTCGACGTTGTGCTTACGGTGGTGAGGAGCCTATGA
- a CDS encoding putative minor capsid protein, which yields MRSIRPIPRSALPDVMTVRVPLADGTFEEPQIIANVRFERTQKVSEDDHRSADAGQGTVFVDAVNSIGAFDVPAGSRVAVSGHSMMVAESHACCDLFGRVHHWELKVR from the coding sequence ATGCGCTCCATCCGGCCCATACCTCGCTCGGCGCTGCCCGACGTTATGACCGTGAGGGTGCCGCTTGCCGACGGGACCTTCGAGGAGCCGCAGATCATCGCCAACGTGCGGTTCGAGCGGACGCAGAAGGTGTCGGAGGACGACCACCGAAGCGCCGACGCGGGCCAGGGAACGGTGTTCGTGGACGCCGTGAACTCCATCGGCGCGTTCGACGTGCCGGCGGGATCGCGCGTCGCCGTGAGCGGGCACTCGATGATGGTGGCCGAGTCGCACGCGTGCTGCGACCTCTTTGGCCGCGTGCACCACTGGGAACTGAAGGTGAGGTGA
- a CDS encoding DUF6998 domain-containing protein, producing MGETAGSKKLAEIIRRLYGIVGELEHDYHDQHRHFTLDGHLIGSIGEVYAAERYGIDLFVSSTPRHDGTSPDGRLVQVKATQRGSVALNENPDFLIVLKIDGDGEISEVYNGPGQPVWNLFENRARPKNGQYQVSLSKLKALNKAVDERDRIPALT from the coding sequence ATGGGAGAAACCGCAGGCAGCAAGAAGCTTGCCGAGATCATCCGACGCTTGTACGGCATCGTCGGTGAGTTGGAACATGACTACCATGACCAGCACCGCCACTTTACGCTGGACGGGCATCTGATCGGAAGCATCGGCGAGGTCTACGCGGCCGAAAGGTACGGCATCGACCTCTTCGTCTCGTCAACGCCCAGACATGACGGAACATCGCCGGACGGGAGGCTCGTGCAAGTCAAGGCCACTCAACGCGGCAGCGTGGCCTTGAACGAGAACCCGGACTTCCTGATTGTTCTCAAGATCGATGGGGACGGCGAGATAAGCGAGGTGTACAACGGACCCGGTCAACCCGTCTGGAACTTGTTCGAGAACCGAGCAAGGCCGAAGAACGGCCAATACCAAGTGTCGCTCTCGAAGCTCAAAGCCCTGAACAAAGCGGTTGATGAGAGGGACAGGATACCCGCGCTGACGTAA
- a CDS encoding 5-methylcytosine restriction system specificity protein McrC: protein MLLPLFEGRRVSLRPDILCGCANGRRVVLDTKWKHVFGPRDLSVADMHQMYAYGQRYRAEDEGMQHVVLLYPWHEGVKPGLMPEGRHVSSDGVQVDIFFFDLSNAADNITSLLETIESLAGCRE, encoded by the coding sequence ATTTTACTCCCACTCTTCGAGGGCAGGCGCGTCTCGCTGCGCCCCGACATCCTCTGTGGGTGCGCCAACGGGCGCCGCGTCGTGCTCGATACCAAGTGGAAGCACGTCTTCGGCCCAAGGGATTTGTCGGTGGCGGACATGCACCAGATGTACGCCTACGGGCAGCGGTACCGCGCCGAGGACGAGGGTATGCAACACGTCGTCCTTCTCTACCCATGGCATGAGGGCGTGAAGCCTGGGCTGATGCCCGAGGGCAGGCACGTGAGCAGCGACGGCGTGCAGGTGGACATTTTCTTCTTCGACCTTTCCAACGCTGCAGATAACATCACGTCACTCCTCGAAACGATCGAATCGCTTGCAGGATGCAGGGAGTAG
- a CDS encoding ATP-binding protein, whose translation MEDLVRWKDAARRKPLVLNGARQVGKTWLLKEFGARYFENVAYVNLDNNPGLATQFNAGYDLSRLLLVIQAESGQRVTPGKTLVVLDEIQECPKALTSLKYFCENVPELAVAAAGSLLGITFHEGTGYPVGKVDTLDLHPLSFREFLDATGNPMLREIVDSGDGELLGSFAVRFVELLKQYYFVGGMPEAVATFTESGDLAAVRAVQEGILFGYERDVSKHLGAVEAEHALAAWRSLPAHLGQENKKFVFGHVREGARARDYRSAITWLTRAGIATRVSRVSKPGIPLSAYADESAFKLFALDLGLLGALSGLDASSIVDGNALFTEFKGALTEQYVCQQLISDCGLSPCYWSAQNSRGEVDFLVQRGGRVYPIEVKAEENLKSKSLGAFSERYPGTMPRRFSLSGFRDQGWMRNVPLYAIGNPGCWD comes from the coding sequence ATGGAAGACCTCGTCAGGTGGAAGGACGCCGCCCGCAGGAAGCCCCTCGTGCTCAACGGGGCTAGGCAGGTCGGAAAGACCTGGCTACTCAAGGAGTTCGGCGCAAGGTACTTCGAGAATGTCGCCTACGTCAACCTTGACAACAACCCAGGCCTTGCCACCCAGTTCAATGCAGGCTACGACCTGTCCCGCCTTTTGCTCGTGATTCAAGCGGAGAGCGGGCAGAGGGTGACCCCCGGCAAGACCCTCGTCGTGCTCGACGAGATCCAGGAGTGCCCCAAGGCGCTCACCTCGCTCAAGTACTTCTGCGAGAACGTCCCCGAGCTCGCCGTGGCGGCGGCGGGGTCGCTCCTCGGCATCACGTTCCATGAGGGCACCGGCTATCCCGTCGGCAAGGTCGACACACTCGACCTCCATCCTCTGAGCTTTCGCGAGTTTCTCGACGCGACAGGTAACCCAATGTTGCGGGAGATCGTCGACTCGGGCGACGGAGAGCTCCTCGGATCCTTCGCGGTGAGGTTCGTGGAGCTGCTTAAGCAGTACTACTTCGTCGGGGGCATGCCTGAGGCGGTTGCCACGTTTACCGAGTCCGGCGACCTGGCCGCCGTTCGTGCCGTGCAGGAGGGCATCCTGTTTGGCTACGAGAGGGACGTCTCGAAGCACCTGGGGGCTGTCGAGGCGGAGCACGCCCTTGCCGCGTGGCGCTCGCTGCCGGCGCATCTCGGGCAGGAGAACAAGAAGTTCGTCTTCGGGCACGTCAGGGAGGGCGCCCGGGCTCGGGACTACCGTTCGGCGATTACCTGGCTCACCCGGGCCGGCATCGCGACCAGGGTCTCTAGGGTGTCCAAGCCGGGCATCCCTCTCTCTGCCTACGCCGACGAGTCCGCGTTCAAGCTCTTCGCCCTCGACCTCGGCCTCCTCGGAGCGCTCTCCGGGCTTGACGCCTCGAGCATTGTCGACGGCAACGCGCTCTTCACCGAGTTCAAGGGAGCCCTTACTGAGCAGTACGTCTGCCAGCAGCTGATCTCGGACTGCGGCCTCAGCCCGTGCTACTGGTCCGCGCAGAACTCCCGAGGCGAGGTCGACTTCCTCGTGCAGCGCGGCGGCAGGGTCTACCCCATCGAGGTGAAAGCTGAAGAGAACCTGAAGTCCAAGAGCCTGGGGGCGTTTTCCGAGCGGTATCCCGGCACGATGCCGAGGCGCTTCAGCCTCTCGGGCTTCCGCGACCAGGGCTGGATGCGCAACGTGCCGCTCTATGCCATCGGAAACCCAGGGTGCTGGGATTAA
- a CDS encoding type II toxin-antitoxin system prevent-host-death family antitoxin yields MGLADAKSNFSRVTVEVNRTSRPVTILKNNNKPWVVIQPVKSADSSWTSRSASWTSTRTPSKSSPGERAQDVRTRVQAQPWRASGDDSRRD; encoded by the coding sequence ATGGGGCTCGCGGATGCGAAGAGCAACTTCTCCCGCGTCACCGTCGAGGTGAACAGGACCAGCAGACCCGTCACGATACTGAAGAACAACAACAAGCCCTGGGTCGTCATCCAGCCCGTCAAGAGCGCAGACAGCTCCTGGACGTCGCGGTCGGCTTCATGGACGAGTACACGGACGCCCTCGAAGAGCTCGCCAGGTGAGCGCGCCCAAGATGTCCGGACACGAGTTCAAGCCCAGCCATGGCGAGCTTCTGGAGACGATTCTCGGCGTGACTGA
- a CDS encoding helix-turn-helix domain-containing protein, which yields MDLVKIGKILQELRKEKGLTQEQLAERTGVARRTVSRWETGSNMPDLDILIELSDFYTVDLREILNGERKSEHMSQELKDTVLQVADYSNEEKARLLRRMHWLFIAGLIGFAAFLVITLLGLDKTTPYDGIDGFGLGIAFGMIILGVIFTSRSAARIREFKLRLLGKKTEDNR from the coding sequence ATGGATCTTGTAAAGATTGGGAAAATCCTTCAGGAGCTTCGTAAGGAAAAGGGACTCACGCAGGAGCAGCTCGCGGAGCGGACTGGCGTCGCGCGCAGAACGGTATCCCGGTGGGAGACCGGCAGCAATATGCCGGATCTGGACATCCTGATCGAATTATCTGATTTCTACACAGTTGACCTCCGTGAGATCCTGAACGGAGAAAGGAAAAGTGAGCATATGAGTCAGGAACTGAAAGATACGGTATTGCAGGTTGCAGATTACAGCAACGAGGAAAAAGCAAGACTGCTTCGCAGGATGCACTGGCTGTTTATCGCCGGCCTGATCGGCTTTGCCGCTTTTCTGGTGATTACATTGCTAGGGCTGGATAAGACTACGCCATATGACGGCATCGATGGTTTTGGCCTTGGCATTGCATTTGGAATGATTATTCTCGGCGTGATCTTCACAAGCAGATCTGCGGCCCGGATCAGGGAATTCAAGCTGAGACTGCTGGGTAAGAAAACGGAGGACAACAGATGA